From a single Tachypleus tridentatus isolate NWPU-2018 chromosome 6, ASM421037v1, whole genome shotgun sequence genomic region:
- the LOC143254083 gene encoding ankyrin repeat domain-containing protein 49-like isoform X2: protein MMLKNKTSCLYHNVTIMSEENSESESSQSDVSVHEENSLDDIVLTAAEKNDVVKLKELLEKDPSLVNVTDSDSYTPLHRACYMNNVEAINVLLSYKADVRARTSDNWEPLHCAGRWDNVEAAAVILQNGGCVNARSKGGLTALHLAAAHRKSARTLELLLWQPETDCTLETQSGDTAYDVALRSGTHAELFRLVDDSLNVC, encoded by the exons ATGATGCTTAAA AATAAAACAAGTTGTTTGTATCACAATGTGACAATAATGTCTGAAGAAAATTCAGAATCTGAGAGCTCACAGTCAGATGTATCAGTGCATGAAG aaaacagCCTTGATGACATAGTCTTGACAGCAGCTGAGAAAAATGATGTTGTGAAACTGAAGGAGCTGTTGGAAAAAGATCCGTCTTTGGTGAACGTCACTGATTCTGATTCTTACACCCCTCTACATCGAGCATGCTACATGAATAACGTCGAAGCCATAAAT gttttgCTTTCGTACAAAGCTGACGTACGAGCTAGAACATCTGACAACTGGGAGCCTCTCCACTGTGCTGGCAGATGGGACAATGTAGAAGCAGCAGCTGTGATACTTCAAAATGGAGGCTGTGTAAATGCGAGATCAAAAGGAGGCCTAACAGCTTTACATCTGGCAGCTGCACACAGAAAGAGTGCCCGCACCTTAGAACTTTTGTTGTGGCAGCCAGAAACTGACTGCACGCTTGAGACGCAGTCAGGAGATACCGCTTATGATGTGGCATTACGAAGTGGCACGCATGCAGAACTTTTTCGTCTGGTTGATGACAGCCTAAACGTTTGTTAA
- the LOC143254083 gene encoding ankyrin repeat domain-containing protein 49-like isoform X1, whose product MPPNGTLNKTSCLYHNVTIMSEENSESESSQSDVSVHEENSLDDIVLTAAEKNDVVKLKELLEKDPSLVNVTDSDSYTPLHRACYMNNVEAINVLLSYKADVRARTSDNWEPLHCAGRWDNVEAAAVILQNGGCVNARSKGGLTALHLAAAHRKSARTLELLLWQPETDCTLETQSGDTAYDVALRSGTHAELFRLVDDSLNVC is encoded by the exons ATGCCCCCTAATGGCACActg AATAAAACAAGTTGTTTGTATCACAATGTGACAATAATGTCTGAAGAAAATTCAGAATCTGAGAGCTCACAGTCAGATGTATCAGTGCATGAAG aaaacagCCTTGATGACATAGTCTTGACAGCAGCTGAGAAAAATGATGTTGTGAAACTGAAGGAGCTGTTGGAAAAAGATCCGTCTTTGGTGAACGTCACTGATTCTGATTCTTACACCCCTCTACATCGAGCATGCTACATGAATAACGTCGAAGCCATAAAT gttttgCTTTCGTACAAAGCTGACGTACGAGCTAGAACATCTGACAACTGGGAGCCTCTCCACTGTGCTGGCAGATGGGACAATGTAGAAGCAGCAGCTGTGATACTTCAAAATGGAGGCTGTGTAAATGCGAGATCAAAAGGAGGCCTAACAGCTTTACATCTGGCAGCTGCACACAGAAAGAGTGCCCGCACCTTAGAACTTTTGTTGTGGCAGCCAGAAACTGACTGCACGCTTGAGACGCAGTCAGGAGATACCGCTTATGATGTGGCATTACGAAGTGGCACGCATGCAGAACTTTTTCGTCTGGTTGATGACAGCCTAAACGTTTGTTAA
- the LOC143254083 gene encoding ankyrin repeat domain-containing protein 49-like isoform X4, whose translation MSEENSESESSQSDVSVHEENSLDDIVLTAAEKNDVVKLKELLEKDPSLVNVTDSDSYTPLHRACYMNNVEAINVLLSYKADVRARTSDNWEPLHCAGRWDNVEAAAVILQNGGCVNARSKGGLTALHLAAAHRKSARTLELLLWQPETDCTLETQSGDTAYDVALRSGTHAELFRLVDDSLNVC comes from the exons ATGTCTGAAGAAAATTCAGAATCTGAGAGCTCACAGTCAGATGTATCAGTGCATGAAG aaaacagCCTTGATGACATAGTCTTGACAGCAGCTGAGAAAAATGATGTTGTGAAACTGAAGGAGCTGTTGGAAAAAGATCCGTCTTTGGTGAACGTCACTGATTCTGATTCTTACACCCCTCTACATCGAGCATGCTACATGAATAACGTCGAAGCCATAAAT gttttgCTTTCGTACAAAGCTGACGTACGAGCTAGAACATCTGACAACTGGGAGCCTCTCCACTGTGCTGGCAGATGGGACAATGTAGAAGCAGCAGCTGTGATACTTCAAAATGGAGGCTGTGTAAATGCGAGATCAAAAGGAGGCCTAACAGCTTTACATCTGGCAGCTGCACACAGAAAGAGTGCCCGCACCTTAGAACTTTTGTTGTGGCAGCCAGAAACTGACTGCACGCTTGAGACGCAGTCAGGAGATACCGCTTATGATGTGGCATTACGAAGTGGCACGCATGCAGAACTTTTTCGTCTGGTTGATGACAGCCTAAACGTTTGTTAA
- the LOC143254083 gene encoding ankyrin repeat domain-containing protein 49-like isoform X3: MLRENKTSCLYHNVTIMSEENSESESSQSDVSVHEENSLDDIVLTAAEKNDVVKLKELLEKDPSLVNVTDSDSYTPLHRACYMNNVEAINVLLSYKADVRARTSDNWEPLHCAGRWDNVEAAAVILQNGGCVNARSKGGLTALHLAAAHRKSARTLELLLWQPETDCTLETQSGDTAYDVALRSGTHAELFRLVDDSLNVC, translated from the exons ATGCTGAGAGAG AATAAAACAAGTTGTTTGTATCACAATGTGACAATAATGTCTGAAGAAAATTCAGAATCTGAGAGCTCACAGTCAGATGTATCAGTGCATGAAG aaaacagCCTTGATGACATAGTCTTGACAGCAGCTGAGAAAAATGATGTTGTGAAACTGAAGGAGCTGTTGGAAAAAGATCCGTCTTTGGTGAACGTCACTGATTCTGATTCTTACACCCCTCTACATCGAGCATGCTACATGAATAACGTCGAAGCCATAAAT gttttgCTTTCGTACAAAGCTGACGTACGAGCTAGAACATCTGACAACTGGGAGCCTCTCCACTGTGCTGGCAGATGGGACAATGTAGAAGCAGCAGCTGTGATACTTCAAAATGGAGGCTGTGTAAATGCGAGATCAAAAGGAGGCCTAACAGCTTTACATCTGGCAGCTGCACACAGAAAGAGTGCCCGCACCTTAGAACTTTTGTTGTGGCAGCCAGAAACTGACTGCACGCTTGAGACGCAGTCAGGAGATACCGCTTATGATGTGGCATTACGAAGTGGCACGCATGCAGAACTTTTTCGTCTGGTTGATGACAGCCTAAACGTTTGTTAA